A single Hippocampus zosterae strain Florida chromosome 1, ASM2543408v3, whole genome shotgun sequence DNA region contains:
- the LOC127601888 gene encoding ependymin-like isoform X10: MKLLAVLACILATCVAQKPQPCESPPLLSGQLTLATQNEQLWAFARYLYDALGQRIRLQEMGFYQNKSFTYDALLLYREAVMYEINHQDHTCKKRALRVDFHPMAVPRNSTLLGQAVVGSSSGPGQGLLVNTWAGKLHDNAPYFVTVTEFGCIPVSTSYRTSSFGWMVTSFFNNVVGISDPNQLNPPEFCQDALDEEPVDFFSLFHMK, from the exons ATGAAACTTTTAGCTGTGCTCGCGTGCATCCTGGCGACATGCGTCGCCCAGAAGCCTCAACCGTGCG AGAGTCCTCCTCTTCTGAGCGGTCAACTCACTTtg gccACCCAGAACGAACAGCTTTGGGCTTTCGCCCGCTATCTGTATGACGCACTTGGACAAAGGATCAGGCTCCAGGAAATGGGATTTTACCAGAATAAGTCTTTCACCTACGACGCTCTTCTTCTCTACAGAGAG GCCGTCATGTACGAGATTAACCATCAAGACCACACGTGCAAGAAAAGAGCCCTGCGGGTCGACTTCCACCCGATGGCAGTCCCGAGAAACTCGACTCTTCTGGGCCAGGCCGTCGTGGGGAGCTCGTCGGGTCCGGGTCAGGGTCTGCTCGTCAACACGTGGGCGGGCAAGCTTCATGACAACG CGCCTTACTTTGTCACAGTGACCGAATTTGGATGCATTCCTGTCTCCACGTCCTACAGAACGTCGTCGTTCGGATGGATGGTGACGAG CTTCTTCAACAACGTCGTTGGCATTTCCGACCCCAACCAGCTCAACCCACCGGAATTCTGCCAAGACGCGCTGGACGAGGAGCCCGTCGACTTCTTCAGCTTGTTTCACATGAAATGA